In Gimesia panareensis, the genomic window AGTTTTTAATCTGACGTTCGCGCATGGCATTGATGGCAGGGTCGTCCGTAGGACCTTCCACACCAAAGTTCATACTGATGTTGTTATTTTCGCCGTCGCGATTGTCTTCGCGGTTAGCATAATTGTGTTTATGTTCGTAGCTCACCAGATCGTTGAGTGTAAAACCATCATGCGCTGTAATGAAATTCACACCATGAAACGGCTCACGACCGGTTTTCTGATACAGATCGCTCGAACCGGAGATTCGTGTGGCATAGTCGCCCAGTGAGGGCATATCGCCTCGCCAGAACCGTCTGATATCATCGCGGTAGCGGCCATTCCATTCCGCCCAGCGGATATGTGAGAACGATCCCACCTGGTAAGCACCTGCCGCATCCCACGCTTCGGCGATCAGCTTGGTATCTGCCAACAGGGGATCTTCTGCGATCGCTTCCACCAGGGGTGGATTCGGAACGAGATGCCCGCTGCGGTCGCGGCTCAAGATCGAAGCCAGGTCAAAGCGGAATCCATCAATGTGATAATTGCAGGTCCAGTACCGCAGGCAATGGAACATCATTTCGCGGACAACGGGATGATTCCCGTTAATGGCGTTACCGCAACCGGAATAGTTCGAATAGTATTTACCGCCCTGCTCCAGATGATAATAGACCTGGTTTTCAAGTCCGCGGAAAGAGAGTGTCGGACCGTTCTCATTCCCCTCGGCAGTGTGATTGAACACTACATCGAGAATGACTTCAATTCCCGCTTCATGCAGGGCACGTACCATTTCCTTGAACTCGCGCACCTGCGCCCCGGGCTCCCTGTTGGTTGCATACCCACGATGCGGCGCAAAGAAGGCCAGTGTTTCATAACCCCAATAGTTCTGATGATCGGTAAACGAACCATCAGCCTCATTCATCGGGAATTCGTGAATGGGCATCAGCTCAACTGCAGTCACGCCGAGATCGATCAGATAGGGAATTTTTTCGATGACTCCCAGGTAGGTCCCGGGGTTCTTCACATCACTGGTCTCAGAGTTGGTAAAGCCACGGACATGCATTTCGTACACAACCGTGTCAGCCAGATGATGCCGCACATGACGGTCTCCCTGCCAGTCGAACTGGTCATCCACGACCACACATTTAGGCGGACGGACAATCCCGTCGAGAGAAGACTGAAAATTGCCTGCCAGCGCTTTGGCATATGGGTCGATCAGCCGTGCCCGCTTATCAAAGCGCTGTCCAATTTCCGGCTGAAAAGGACCATCTGCCTGGAAGTGATACAACTGCCCCGGACCAATCCCGGAAATGAAGGCAGTCCAGATATCTCCCAGGCGTCCGTATTCCTGATTGAACCTGATGACCTCAGAAGGTTCAAGATCATCGACATGATTGTACAACAGCAGCCACATTGCAGTGGCAGAGCGGCTATAAACAGAAAACAGAACCCCGTTATCCTGCGGAATCGCTCCGTAGGAAAAAGTATGCATCGAATGAATCGGGGAGCTGAGAGAGTGTACCAATTCGTGACCCATCTATTACCTGATCCTCACAAGTACTGTATTGAGTCCGTTACTTGAAAATTCCTGATTTTCTCTCCTGAGCACGAAAAAAGAAATCAAAGTTTTCAGTCCAATACAGTTTATTTATCTCAATTATATCAGCAGACACGCGTTTTGAAATCACGGTCTAAGCTGAATATTTCTAAACCAGATTTCCTCGTATTAATACTCTTTCGACGTCATTCTGAAGAATAATCATTCCTTTTTTTAATTCCCAAGGCGAACCTGAGAATCTTCTACGCCTGCAGAATAACTTCGAAATAATACAAGTTTTATCTACTACACAATTAATACTCAGTTTACATATAAATTGTTTGTCAGCTGCAGGCATTTTAACACGCAAATCAGGTTTCCCCAGAATATTTTTCGAATCAGAATCTTTTTCCCCAAAAGTAAACTGAGCTGCGGGAGACCCCACAGCTCAGTTTTTGCCTAACCGCATTGTTTATCCTGTAGTTATGAACCTGGGTTGCAATCAATTACGGGAAACGCCTCAGGGGAAGAAAGGGTCGTTCCGCATTGAATTGGTCGACACAGGAACAGAATTACGGTAAACCGGCTGAGCCACTGGACGGTAGGTCCGATACTGCGGACGTACATTCCAGTTGGAATTACCATAGGATGGGTAACTCTGGGAAGGATAACGGTACTGGGAAACCCCGCAGTTGCCGCCAGGACAATTGCCCGTGCCCATGCCACAGCTTCCACCTGAGCAGCTACCATAACCGGTTCCACAGTTACCAGTCGTACACGAACTGCTGTAACCTGTCCCCGTATAGCATCTGCCATTAGGACAACTGGAAGTTCCATAACTGGCCTGACCGTAATAAGGCTGGTAAGCAACCCGCTGCGGCTGAGCCTGGAAAGGTGCTGCGATTGCCCGAAACGGAAAAGTGAGCACATCCATCACCCGGCTTCCGGGTTGAGGCTGAGAATAGGCAGTCTGAACCGGTGTGGTCAGGCTGGCAGTGCTGAACTCAGCGGCATTCGATTTTTCGGAAACCATAACCATGGTCGCCAGACAAATTGCAAGCGTTGGAAATAAACGTTTCATTGCGATTTCTCCACATTTGTGAAAGTCATAAAACTGATGTCATTTAAACCACCACGTGGTGACTATTCACTAATGCATTCGCCATGCCATTTCTTTCACACCCCACAACAAATATAATCCTATCCCATTTCGTATCAGCATCTTACAAAACATTTCACCATAACCACAAAATCATTATCGCAACACCTCAGCCAGCCACAATGTAACATTTACGACAACATTCCTACAAACCAGACCTTACAAAGGGGACAATAATCCAGTCAGGTAAAATATCAGGGCTAACAGATGAGATCTATTTTATTTAAACCGTACAAACATCGAATTAAGCTAACACCTCATGTCATCATTTTGATTTCTAACCCTCATCTGAGAAGCCGCCTGTTCCGATTATCCTGAATAGACGGAATTGCCGATATTCAATATAAAGTCGCCCCGCCCCTCGAATCCAAACCCAGCCAGTGTCTATCAATCACAGCGATCCTCAAACAATGAACCGGTACACCAAAAAAGTCGATCAGTTTGCGGCTGCACCCATGTTTGTCGTTTCGATTCTGTTTCTGGCCTTTTTTGCGGGAATGCTGCACCTGCGAAACCTGGAATCAGAAGGACTTGCTCTGGCAATCTGTGAATGGAGCCTGTTCCTGCTCTACCCCTGCTTCATCATCGAAGCCATGGTTCACCTGGCCCTGGGAAGCCCCCGCTGGAAACTGAATCTGCTTTTCTGTCTGGTTCCCCCACTCAGAATCACTGCGCGAGATCAGATGACAGGCCGAGCCATCTGGTTTCCGATCCTGGCATGGTGTGAAGTCGATAAGCAGTTCTGCGAGCGCGTCAGGAAAACGTTCTCTGCCCCCATGCTGGTGATTGCACTGCTGGTCCTCCCCCTGTTCGCGGTTGAGCATTACTGGCAGAAACAGATTGAATCCAGCCCCATGCTGGCTGACCTGGCCGCAATGGC contains:
- the glgX gene encoding glycogen debranching protein GlgX — encoded protein: MGHELVHSLSSPIHSMHTFSYGAIPQDNGVLFSVYSRSATAMWLLLYNHVDDLEPSEVIRFNQEYGRLGDIWTAFISGIGPGQLYHFQADGPFQPEIGQRFDKRARLIDPYAKALAGNFQSSLDGIVRPPKCVVVDDQFDWQGDRHVRHHLADTVVYEMHVRGFTNSETSDVKNPGTYLGVIEKIPYLIDLGVTAVELMPIHEFPMNEADGSFTDHQNYWGYETLAFFAPHRGYATNREPGAQVREFKEMVRALHEAGIEVILDVVFNHTAEGNENGPTLSFRGLENQVYYHLEQGGKYYSNYSGCGNAINGNHPVVREMMFHCLRYWTCNYHIDGFRFDLASILSRDRSGHLVPNPPLVEAIAEDPLLADTKLIAEAWDAAGAYQVGSFSHIRWAEWNGRYRDDIRRFWRGDMPSLGDYATRISGSSDLYQKTGREPFHGVNFITAHDGFTLNDLVSYEHKHNYANREDNRDGENNNISMNFGVEGPTDDPAINAMRERQIKNFLATLFLSQGVPMLLSGDECRRTQRGNNNTYCQDNEISWFDWSLVDKHRGLYRFCKELIHFRLNEPTLRQRNFLTGQSDGVEKLPDVSWYNVMGEPVKWDHDRHCLMCILGARHTSKRIKDGSDLMIMVNSSPDPQAFELPDGIKPKAWNLVIDTSARTPLDIFPKRDGTTLYPRVAVLPPRSLKCYVRRAGRR